Within the Rosa rugosa chromosome 2, drRosRugo1.1, whole genome shotgun sequence genome, the region CATTCAGAACTGATTGAATGTATTTGGTCTAATAAAGTACTGCAAGCCAAGTGGTAGAAAACTGAGGATAGATTCTTGCAGAGTATAGCTAGAAGCCTAAAAGTTTTGCATGCCTTTGCTGGGTTATTCTTTGGTTTCTTATACAGTTGATTATGAGTGTCCTGCAATCTTCTCTATCAGTTCTTGAATAACACTGCATAATGTCTTTGATCATTACAGTCATGTACCCTATTTCATAAGGTATGAATCACGTTTCCTATAACAGGAATTCTCCTGATTTTCTCATGTAACAGGCTGGGCTGGCCAACAATGTTATATCCTCTGGTGTTGTTCACACACTGACCACCATGTATTTTCACAGTTTGTCCCATGCCTCCTTTTGACCAAGGACTCAGGTACTGACCTCATGCTCATTTCAGCCAACACATACCAATTTGCCTTTGGTTAAGGAAATTGACTTTCCTTCTTTACAGTGGCTTTGGCCTCTCTGGCAATGATATGGACATAGTAGGATTTACTCTTTTAACTTCTATCactaaaggaaatgtatttctGGCGGCCTAAAGttcttgtttgtttgtgttGGTTCATTCTGTTCTAGTATAGAAAACAAACTTCTTGTTTTATCATACATGAGCCATAGCACACAAGCACATGAAGTAAAATTACAATAAGGAAACAATATTTCCTTTTCTAAAAGGAAAGCACACAGATAGTGAAATTTGTATAGGAAAAAAGCACATTCTCTTATTGCCAATTTATCAGGCAGTCAAACTATTTGAGAGTCAGCAATTCACCACATCTTATCATCTGTAATGGCTTTGACAAATGCAGCCTCTGAGTTTCCAGTTGTTGAGAAACTTGTTCCATTTTTGGTCGAGACTGAGGACTGGTATTCAAGCATGAAAATGCTATCTTCACAAGAGAGAGCAgttcacctgcaacttcatctgTAGGAGGGGAAATGCGTTTGTCAAAAACATCCACAATTAACATTTGATGGGCGGGTAATGCAGATGACAGTGAAGATGACCCAGATGATAAAGGTACGAGAAGATCTCCTGGATGCCTTCCCATAATTGTTTCCAATGTTACCACACCGAAGCTATAAACATCACATTTCTCGTTCACTGCCATTGTATAAGCAAGCTCTGCACACAAAaattttataaaaattgaattttcaTTATTGAGATGCAGGTATCTTGTGATTATATAATGGACCATGTATAAAGAAACTAAATTATAATTATGCTAATTTCCAAGTCCAATTTTGAAGTTAGTAACCGAAACCAATCAGTTTAACAAGGAGACTACTACTGTACAAGAGCACAAAAATGTGATAAATATACAATAGTATAAAACAGCGAAAAACAATATTACCTGGTGCAATATATCCATAGGTGCCTGCCAGGGCAGTCCAATTAGCTGAGTCTGGGTTTAAGAACTTAGCAGTGCCAAAATCTGAAACACAGGCTTCATTATTGGCATTCAGTAAAATGTTCTTGCTTGATATGTCCCGATGAACAATTGGTTTGGAACCAATTGTGGTGCATGTAACATAAGGCATGAGTTACACCTTTGACAATATTCACCCTTTGATTCCACCCAAGTTCTTTAGCTTCATCGTCATTGCTCAACACTGTTGCCAAGCTACCCCTTTCTAGATACTCATACACCAAGAATGAGTGTTGCCTATGTGAACAGAAGCCATAAAGCTTCACAATGTTTCAGTGTCGTATCTCAGTCAGTGCACGTACTTCATTTAAGAATTCCTTCTGAAGTTTTTCATCGTCATTGCATAACTGATGGAGTTTCTTCACGGCCACTATGTTGGCAGATGACAAATTCACCTTGTAGACGCTTCCCTGTCCTCCCTGCCCAATGCAATATGTGGAATCAAAATCCTCTGTTGCCTTTATGATTTCCTCATACATCGCCTTGCCATCAAAGTTGAGTGTTGAAAAAGAAATCTTCTCATGTCTATTGTTTCTTTCGTCATCCTGATGCTTCTTTTTTCTAAATACTACAAAGACAATTATGAAGCAGGAAGATAGAAGTAAAAGTGTTGCCAGAAGAGAGaatgagatcacatataccagttTCTGGCCATGGACCTTTTTTGAACTATCTTCATTGCAGGGTTCCAAATCTTCAACGTTGCCACACAATCCCTTGTTTCCTTGTAATGCTTCTGGGGGAGCATCTTGAAATGCTTTGCTGTTGGGAAGTGGACCTTCTAACTCATTGTAAGATATGTCAACATACGACAAGCCACACATATTTCCAAAACTTGTTGGAACGGAACCAGAAAGATTATTGTGTGACAAATTCAACATCTCCAAACTCTCCATATTGCTGACTTCTGATGGTATCTCCCCCTCGATTGAGTTTTGACTCAAATCTAGTTGGGACAGTTGAGCTAACTTCCCCAAGTGAACAGGAATTCTTTGTCCAAACTTATTATTGCTCAAATTCAAGTAGTGTAGTTTGAGCAAATCACCCAGAACGCTTGGAATTGACGAGTTCAATGTGTTTCTTGATatatcaagatattcaagatcAGTCAATGATCCAAATTCTGATGGTACACTACCTGAAAGTTGATTGCCATCTAACTTCAGCTTCACCAAAGAAGTCAATCTTCCAAATTCTTCTGGAATCATCCCATCTAAACCATTAGAAGAAAGATCGAGCTCATGAATTTGGCTTGCATTTCCAATCTCAGGTGGTATACTGCCAGTTAAGTTGTTTCCCGCAAGTAGTAAGGTTGTCAATTGTGGGCACTGTCCCCAGTTGCTTGAGATTTCACCATACAGGTTATTGTCGCTCAGGTCTAGAAATCAAAGATTTGGATAGACTCTAAAGTCTTCTGAAAGATTGCTTGTCAATTGGTTTCCATTGAGTCGGACTCTGAATAACTTTGTGCTAGTTTTCAAGCTTTTGGGAATTGGACCAATCAAATGGTTGTCTGAAACTGAAAAGTTTGTGAGTGATCCAACTTGGCCAATATAGTGGGGCAAATAACCAGAAAATTGGTTAGTATCCAAAAGCAGTATAACCAGCTTCGTAAGTTTCTCCATCTCTTGGGGGATGGAGCCGGAAAGTTGGTTATCACGAAGGTAGAGATTTGTAAGGTTTGTCAGGTCACCGAATGAAGTGGGAATTGAACCATTCAGTTGATTGATGCCAAAATCTATACCCAACATAGATTTCAATTTCCCAATATCTGTAGGAATAGCTCCAGATAGATTGTTTCCACCGAGATAGAGCCATTCAAGGTTTGTTAGGTTACCCAGTGATGTAGGGATCGAATCATTGAGATGATTATTGCTCAAGTTTAGATCTTCTAGAGACTTCAGGTATCCTAATTCTGGAGGTATAGAACCAGAGAGTTGATTGCTCCACAAGTATAACACAGTAAGCTTTCTGAAGATTCCAAAATTCGGAGGGATGGAACCAGAAAGGTTATTATGTTGGAGATAAAGAATAGTAAGGTTTGTCAAATCACCTAGTGGTGTTGGAATTGAACCAGTGAGGTGATTCCAGCCGAGATTTATACTCAACATAGATTTCAATTTCCCAATCTCTGTAGGAACAGCTCCAGCTAGATTATTTGCACCGAGAGAGAGCCATGCAAGGTTTGTTAGGTTACTAAATGATGTTGGGATAGAACCACTAAGATTATTGATGTCACAGTTTAGATCTTCTAAAGAATTCAAATATCCTATTTCTGGAGGGATAGGGCCAGAGAGTTTGTTGCTCCACAAGTGTAACACAGTGATCTTTCTGAAGTTTCCAAAATTTGGAGGGATGTTGCCAGAAAGGTTGTTATGTTGGAGATAAAGATGAGTAAGGTTTGGCAAATCACCTAATGATGATggaattgaaccactgagttGATTATAGCTCAATTCTAGCTCCATGAGAGATTTCAGGTTTCCTATCTCTTTAGGAATAGTATAAAACAGATTATTACCACGGAGAATAAGAAAAGTCAGATTTCTTAGAAGACCGATTTCTGGTGGGATTCTCCCTGACAACTGATTATTGGTTAGATCAAGATACACAAGTTTGGTGAGGGAACTGATCTTAGGTGGGATGACATCAAAGAGTGATTGAAGCTGAGGTTCAGATATTCGAGACTGGGGAAGGAGGGGAACATAAATTCATGCAGCGTACCTTGTAAACCAAAATTGGAAAGGCTTATATGTTGCTCACGCTTCCAGCTTTGTTGCATAAAATACCACTCCAATGCCAAGTTTGCTTCTGGTTTTCCGGAAGAGTTCGTGGCATTACGAGTATTGGGACTATAGGTCCATGATGAGGTGAGATTATTCTGTGTTTGGTTTTGAAGGCTGTCTCTCCATTTGAGAAGAGCCTCTGCTTCAGAATTGGAATTAAtagaagcagaagcaaatgCAAACAACTGAACCTGCTCAAGGCACAAGGTAAGGCAAACTAGAGAGCTAAAACAATCATAGAAACTTGAAGCTCTCatggttttttgtttgtttggatACTGTTTACTTTGTTATAATACTTCTTCACAGGCTTTTATTTATAGAGGCCATGCATTATTGCTATCTTTTAATTAATATGGTTTAGGGAAGACTTTGGACTCCAAAGACTCAATGTCTTTATCCCTGCACCCATATGAAGTTAAATCTGGAAACATGTGAACTTCTCTAATTGAGTTCAAATGAAATATGAACTGGGAGCTAGTTTGGCAGGTTAGTCCCATATCAATCCGCATGCGGCATGACTATATGAAGTTAAATTTGGAAAAATGTGAACTTTTCTAATTGAGTTCAAAAGTAATATGAACTGGAAGCTAGTTTGGCAGGTTTGTCCCATATAAATCCGCACGCGGCAACTCCAAGTTGATTTAAgagcacgtttacttacttggaatgagaatgaatgattacggggtaaaaacattcctgcgtttactaacatataaaagaatcggaatgattccgggtaaaagaattcctgcgtttactaacacatgaaggaatcagaatgggtgtaggtcccacctccttatcaggaatcgattcctgaatttacgaaggggggagatgagtttaATAGCCCCCTATACTGAACGGAATCGGATACCTTCTTTTCTGGGAAAGTGGGAATGAAAAGTCATCAAAATAATACTCAAACCAGACTGTTTTTAAGTAAAGAAATGCATCTGTTGAGGAAAACCCCAATGACTGCTTTGCCTTACACTTAGTCAACAAATTTAATTTATGTATTGAAGACCTCGACAATTTTGAACTCACCCACACACATTTGTGAAGCACGATATATAGGAATTCGTTATAGAAAACAGTACTAGATTAACCTGAATTGAAAGTGCTTAGTTGCAGGGTAATTGTCTTGCTTCCTAGCTAGTATTTATCTGAGTTAGAGTCATAGCCATGCTTTCCATCTAACCACATGTTCGTCCTTTATTTCTCATTTTCcttcaatgaaaaaaaaaattacagcagTTGCAATCTCCTTGGAAGCTTAGAAAAATTCCATGAGGAGAAGAACAAATTAAAGTGGTGGTTGCAACTTCAAAAAACATAATGCGCGCAATAGCTAAAATGAGCCATGACTTCAATGTCATGCACTTTATTCTCTTCTAATTAATCTCTAGACCTCCGTCCACTTCCGCAGTCAGTATGAGCTGCTTCTTACCATAACATGATATGTCAAGATCATAACTAGAAGTTGATCTGTAAATTGTCGGCAGCAAGGTTTGATCAACTCCAGATCGTAGTACTCTTCCTCAAAAATTGTATCCAACATTTTGGTCTGTTGGCGCTTGCGCACTGAAATCATCTGTGGGACAGCTACTTCAGTACTGACTCTTTCCTCCATTACAGATAGGCTAGAGAAACTGAGGAAGAGTTCTGGGAAGATAAGCATGGAAGATTGAAAGAGGAAGATGGAGAACCGGGAACGATAATGCGCACCTTCTTATAGGGTTACTTAGACTGAAATTGGCTAGCTGTAGCTTTCATTCGGTCGGCACGTTCAGTCATTTTCATGCCTTCTGGATCTTAAACGTTTTGGGGTTGCCACACCTTATAGGTTAACCTGTTTTGAGGGTACCATGCAAGATACGAAATTGACGATCCGTAATATTTAATATTATCGTACCAAATCCACCTTCCTTACAATATATTAACCTAGTGAGTTTAATTTCCACATACAATGTACATAAACCAACTATAAACTCAAACATTATGAGTTTGAACCTTCACGAGTAAGAACACCCCGATTTTCTTGTGGATTACGGGGAATACATGTCTATTAAAttaatcacctaatcagatctGGTATAATCGATCGGTGAAGATCATAACTAGAAACAAGAAATAACTTTATAAGAATGAACTATACATTGTATAGTCCAAAAAAGTGGATTAGTACGTACGAAATGTAAGGTTTCCTTTTAGGATGGACCAGTACGTACGGGTGTGGATAGAATCAGCAGCTTAATCGGCACGGCATTCTTAGAAGGTGACAAGTGAGGCCAATTTATGactctctctcgatctctcCATATCTATCAGTACGAACTGTAAGATTCAACATGATGTGGAATCACATGCAGTGTTAATAACGATAGATCATGCGCCCCTAACGAGTTAAGTTTTcttctcaaattcaaaaaaGAGAAAGATACGAACAGCTTGAATGAAGAACTTTCATGTTTCTTCCCAATTTCTTGATTATCAGAGATGAACATATATGGCTGAATGAGGTAGCAGCACCCTTTCTAGTTAGAATTGAGAAGGAACTTTTTAGTTTTGCAAAATTGGAtttccaaaaaagaagaaagaaaaaaataaagaacgAAATGAAAACagtgccaaaaaaaaatttcttttgccatataatgatattttttgttttgttttttaatcaaacccaaatcggCGACATCATTCATCTCAAGTCAAAATAGTCATTACACACCATTCCGCTTGTTGAAATTCATGGTAAAACATCAAAAAGTAGAAGAAAGCAAGATATCtaagaaaactagaaaaccaAGGAAGAAGACGATGTACTGTTTCTAATAAAGGATAAATTCTCCCTATTTATATTGACTTGCTTATTATCACTTTGATCTTTGACCATTTTTTTGACTTTGACCTATACTCTTAAGTCTTAACACCGCTGTCATCTATAGATAGACAAAAAAATGTATTAGTACGTACCCACAATGTTACATAGAACTATatccactcattagacatcaaATGCATCAAATACAAATGACGTGAATCCTTCTTTGGTACTACTCAAAAAGATTCACTAGAAACACATAAAAGTAAATAGCTCCCTAACACAAAAgttagggaattattgaaattaGACATAAACTACTAACATACTATAGGCTAAACTACTAACATACTAAAGAGCAAACACCCGGCCCAAGAGTGAGTTGAGTTAACTCAAAGTCCAACAAAGCGGGCCTGACCCAAGCCAAATCTCCATCTCCTCCACGTTGTAGTCAGACGTAGATCAGCTTTAGCGCTGCCTCCATGACCTGTGCAGCCACTCTCCATGCCACCACGACCCACGCTGCCACGAAACCAGAATCACACTACCCACCCTGCCATTTATGCAGCACCTCCACAACCCATGCCATGTCACCGGCGGTCCAGGAAAGCACAACAACTTTGAACAATCCGACCACAGTGCCTCAGAGACTTCGCACCGAAATCCACCGTTGAAAATCACCATGCTAGATCTTCGAGCAAATGACGCTCGAAAGGAAACCGTCCCCAAGCAATAGCATCAAAACTTCAGTCCGGCAGTAGACCACACAACATCAAAGAGGCTAGAGGCACCTTAAtttataacaaaaaaatattaGTAACAGTGTAACACAACAACAAAATGCCTAGCTAGCAGCCAAGGCTGCTTTATAATTTACACCGTACATGACATGTATCTTTGGTTTCTTGAGTGATGAAAGTGACCATTGCCAAAGAAAAACGCCTTTCATAAGACAAAAAATTATCATTCAATCGAAATAATTAAAGATAATTAAATCATGATTTGTTAATGAAAAAGTAGCAACAAATCTGAGGGattagagagaataagaaaaattaataataaatttGAGAGGTACATGCATCTTGATTATATTATTACAAAAGAATATTAGAAACACAACAGCATCTGCTCTGCTTTATAATTTACATCATGTACATCTTTGGTTTCTTGAGTGATGAAAGTGAccattgtccaaaaaaaaaaaaatgtctttcataaaacaaaaaattattattCAATCGAAATAAATCATGATTTGTTGATGAAAAAGTAGTGACAAATCTGGGTGGAAGAATCGAGCTAGGATTTCTTATGTGTATTATGCAAGAAAAAGAGGAATTGAGAATTCAATTCTCCCAGACCAAAAAAAAGGAATTCAATTCTCCAGGTATTAAACAATTCTGAGACAATATATAATGCTGGAGGCACCGAGCTAGTTGGTCACTCCTTGCTTGATCTAAAGTTTTAGTATAAATACTCACAGTTCACAATGTGTGATCCACCTAAGTTAACTGAACTTACATTAATCGTTATTCGAGACTTCAATGGCGAATGAGGTGGTGTTGCTGGGTTTTTGGCCTAGCCCATTCGTGGCGATGGTGAAGATAGCACTGGCTGAGAAAGGGGTACAATATGAGTACAAGGAGGAGGACTTGAAGAACAAGAGCCCACTTTTGCTGCAGATGAACCCGGTTCACAAGAAAGTGCCGGTGCTTATTCACAATGGCAAACCCCTCTCCGAGTCACTCATTGTGGTTCAATACATTGATGAGGTTTGGACTTTGGAAAGATGGGGCTCCATTGTTGCCTTCTGATCCTTACCTAAGATCCCAAGCCAAGTTCTGGGCGGACTTCGTTGACAAAAAGGTACGCTTTAATTTGTGCTTCGACTATCACTGTGAtttgttataaacttataatTGAAAAAATGGGGAattctaaaattgaaaaactaattGCATTTTCAGTCCTTGTAATCTGGTTCTTACGTTTGAATTTACAATCTTTGCAATTTTTTGTCAATATGAGAAGAGAACGACTAGAGCAAATGGTCATGTTTGTGATTTTCTTCAAGTTCCACGTCTATTCCACCTCTTAAAGTATGAGTATAGACAGGTTAACTAAAACATGACAAACAagttctccaaaaaaaaaaaaaaaatgacaaacacgttttttttttttttttttcatgctaATTAAAACTAAGAAGACTAAAATAACGAGATTAAAATTACAAAACTCAAAACAGGATCAAAACTGCATTAATCTCATCAAAATACACGGACCAAAAGCATAATATTCCTCTGTATACTACATGCTATTGAACTCTTGGAAATTTCCAACCATGAGTGATGAGAAATCAATACAGATACATCCCATTGGGTGGAAGGTCTGGACAACCAAAGGAGAAGAACAAGACGCAGCAAAGAAGGAGTACCTTGAGAACATTGGGTTGTTAGAAGAAGAGCTTGGCAATAAGCCTTTCTTTGG harbors:
- the LOC133731053 gene encoding MDIS1-interacting receptor like kinase 2-like, producing the protein MEERVSTEVAVPQMISVRKRQQTKMLDTIFEEEYYDLELIKPCCRQFTDQLLVMILTYHVMVQLFAFASASINSNSEAEALLKWRDSLQNQTQNNLTSSWTYSPNTRNATNSSGKPEANLALEWYFMQQSWKREQHISLSNFGLQGRIPPEIGLLRNLTFLILRGNNLFYTIPKEIGNLKSLMELELSYNQLSGSIPSSLGDLPNLTHLYLQHNNLSGNIPPNFGNFRKITVLHLWSNKLSGPIPPEIGYLNSLEDLNCDINNLSGSIPTSFSNLTNLAWLSLGANNLAGAVPTEIGKLKSMLSINLGWNHLTGSIPTPLGDLTNLTILYLQHNNLSGSIPPNFGIFRKLTVLYLWSNQLSGSIPPELGYLKSLEDLNLSNNHLNDSIPTSLGNLTNLEWLYLGGNNLSGAIPTDIGKLKSMLGIDFGINQLNGSIPTSFGDLTNLTNLYLRDNQLSGSIPQEMEKLTKLVILLLDTNQFSGYLPHYIGQVGSLTNFSVSDNHLIDLSDNNLYGEISSNWGQCPQLTTLLLAGNNLTGSIPPEIGNASQIHELDLSSNGLDGMIPEEFGRLTSLVKLKLDGNQLSGSVPSEFGSLTDLEYLDISRNTLNSSIPSVLGDLLKLHYLNLSNNKFGQRIPVHLGKLAQLSQLDLSQNSIEGEIPSEVSNMESLEMLNLSHNNLSGSVPTSFGNMCGLSYVDISYNELEGPLPNSKAFQDAPPEALQGNKGLCGNVEDLEPCNEDSSKKVHGQKLVYVISFSLLATLLLLSSCFIIVFVVFRKKKHQDDERNNRHEKISFSTLNFDGKAMYEEIIKATEDFDSTYCIGQGGQGSVYKVNLSSANIVAVKKLHQLCNDDEKLQKEFLNELYGFCSHRQHSFLVYEYLERGSLATVLSNDDEAKELGWNQRVNIVKDFGTAKFLNPDSANWTALAGTYGYIAPELAYTMAVNEKCDVYSFGVVTLETIMGRHPGDLLVPLSSGSSSLSSALPAHQMLIVDVFDKRISPPTDEVAGELLSLVKIAFSCLNTSPQSRPKMEQVSQQLETQRLHLSKPLQMIRCGELLTLK